Sequence from the Qipengyuania pelagi genome:
CGAGCCGATCTACCCCGTGCCCGAGCGGTTGGTGATCGCGGGGCTGATGAACCATATCTACGAAGGCGAGTATACCGTGCTGGTGCCGGTCCGGGTGGGGGCGGATGCCAGCGCGCTGGGGCGCGCTCCGCTGTCGGGTTTCGTCACCTATCTCGCCTGCACGGACCGGATCTGCGTGCCGCAGGATGCGCGGCTGGAAGCGAGGCAGGGCGGCGATTTCGCGCGGTGGCGGGCGGAGGTCGCGCCCCTGCTCGATCGCGAGGGCGGGTTCGAGGTGATCGGCGAGACCTTGCGGATCGCGATCCCGCTTCCCGCCGACCTCGCGCTCGGCGATCCGCATGTCTTCTTGCGGGAGGACGATTTGGGCGGCGGCGCGCGCGTCGATTACGCTGCGCCGCAGCGCTTCCTTCGCAAGGGCAACCTGCTGGTTGCGGAAATTCCTTTAGCCGGGGACGGGTCGGGCGAGGGAGGGATTGCCAGTCTCTCCGGGATTATCGGGTTCGGCGACGGACAGGGTCTGCGGTTCGAGGCCGCACCGCAGGCGATCCCGCTCGACGGCGCGGTGCCCCTTCCTTCCGACGCCGCCCTGCCGTCGCTCTGGCTGCTGCTGGCGGCGGCTTTCGCTGGCGGCCTTCTCCTCAACATCATGCCCTGCGTATTCCCGATCCTCAGCCTCAAGGCGCTCGCCCTTGCCAGAGCGGGTGGGGACGAGACGGCGGCGCGGCGCGATGCGCTGGCTTACACGGCGGGTGTCGTGCTCGCCTGTGCAGGCCTTGGCGCGCTCGTGATGGCCTTGCGCGCGGCGGGCCAGCAGGTCGGCTGGGCGTTCCAACTGCAGGAGCCGGGTGTGGTGCTCGCTCTGTTCGCGCTGACGGCAGCGATCACGGCGAATTTCAGCGGCCTGTTCGAACTTCCCGGTTTCGCGATTTCCGGCCAGGGTTCGAGCACGGGCGGCTCCTTCGCGACCGGCCTGCTCGCGGCTTTGGTCGCAACGCCGTGCACCGGCCCGTTCATGGCGCTGGCTCTGGGCGCGGCACTTGTGCTCGCGCCTATGGAAGGAATGGCGATTTTCGCCGCGCTTGGCCTCGGCCTCGCATTGCCGTTCCTCGTGATCGGGTTCGTGCCTGCGATCAGGCGCCTCCTGCCGCGCCCCGGCCCATGGCTTGAACGGTTCCGGCGGTGGATGGCGCTGCCGATGGGCCTGACCGTAGCGGCCTTGGGATGGCTGGTCTGGCGGCTCGGCGGATGGCCGTTCCTCGCGCTCGCGGTGCTGGTCGCGATCCTGGTCGTGGCAGGGGCCATCGTGCTGCTAGGGCGCAGGAGCCGGTTCGGCTGGGCCGCGCTCGCCGCCGCGCTCGTCCTCGGGTGGTGGAGCGCGTCGCAGCCCGTCGCGCGCGAAGTGACAGCATCCGAAAGCCTGCTCGATCCCCAACCCTTTTCGCAAGCAGCGCTGGCGGAAGCGCGCGCTTCGGGCCGTCCGGTCTTCGTGTGGTTCACGGCCGATTGGTGCGTGACCTGCAAGGTCAATGAAAGCGTCGCGATCGAGCGCGAGGCGACGCGCGCGGCTTTCGAGAAGGCGGGCGTCGTAAGCCTCCGCGGCGACTGGACCCGGCGCGACGAGGCGATCGCCAGCTTCCTCGCCGATCAGGGTGCGGCGGGGGTTCCGCTCTATCTGTGGTATCCGCCGGGGAGCGAGGCGCGGCAATTGCCGCAAGTGCTTACGCCTGAGGCTCTGCCTGCTCTTGCGCGGGCTGCTCCGCCAGCTCCTTAGCGCGCTGGCGCTCCCGGCAGCGATCGATGAGTTCGCCCGGCAGCGGGCTGGCATTCAGGATCACCGATCCCGCACCCGGCACCGTCGCCTCGACCGAGCGTCCGCCGGTCAGCGCATCGAGGCCCGGTTCGTCCGCCGGAACCGCACCGCGCCATGTCCACGCATCGCCGGTCTCCACCGCGTTCACGAACAGGCGCGTGACGTGCGAATTGCCGATCAGCGCCAGGATGGCCTGCGCACGGGGATCGGCGCGGACCAGCCGTTCGTATCCGACGCGCACGTTCTCGCCGGAATCGAGGCAAGACAGCGCCATCAGCGGGCGCTGGCCGGGTGCGCCGTAGATGATGCGCTCCACCGCGCCCTCCTTCGGCTGGCCCGAGACCCAGGCGGCGCCTTCGGTGTCGGGCGAGAGGATCGGCTCCGAAGGTGCGGCGCGCTCCTCGATCGGGACGCGGGCGACATAATCGTCCGAGGCGGGCGGCTTGCACGCGGCGAGCGCAAGCAACGGCAGAAACAGAAGCAAGTGACGCATCGCGCCCGCGCTAGGCTCCATCGATCTTGTCATGCAAGCCTGCTATCCCGGTCCCGGAGCCGTGCACCCTAGCGTGCGCGGATGAAGGCGCGCAGATCGCGCGACAGTTTCGCCCGATCCTCGTCCCGCACATACATCATGTGCCCGGCATCGTAATAATGGAACTGGACCCGGTCCTGCGGGATACCCACGCGGTTGAGCGAATATTCCGCCCCGAAGAACGGCGTGGCGAAATCGTAATAACCCTGCGCGACGAAGGTCCTGAGGCCTGAATTTTCCCGCATCGCCTGGCCGATATAGGGCGCGACGTTGAGATAGGCACCGCGACCCTGGCCGAGCGACCAGTCCCAGTTGCGGCCCGGCTCGAACCCGATCGACTGGTATTCACGTCGCGTCTCGAACCCCAGCGTCTCGCGCAGCCAGCTGTTGATCGCGGCGGTATAGCCCGCATCGATGCCGTAGAAGCTGGGATCGTTATCGGGCGTCTCGCCCGCCGCGTCGTAATCGCGGCCCGTATAGCGCGCGTCCAAGCGCCCGATCGTCAGGCCGCGATCGCGCAGCAATTCCTTGTAGAACCGCTGGTCGGTGACGCGCAATTCGGCCCGGTCGAGATAGGTCTCGGACAGGCCTGTCAGCCGCGACAGCTCCGCGCGGACCGAGGCGCGTTCTGCGGCGGGCAGGTCCTGCCCCTTCAGAAGCGCGGAGGCATAAGGCCCGATGGCGAATTGCCGCGCCTCTTCCACGA
This genomic interval carries:
- a CDS encoding protein-disulfide reductase DsbD family protein, which gives rise to MIEARILREFRAALALLVMALSLLAAPGLRAQEPRFGDENIAVSLFADGAPQAGEEWMLALQFRPSGPEWHGYYANPGDAGQGMDLTLDLPDGWTMGEPIYPVPERLVIAGLMNHIYEGEYTVLVPVRVGADASALGRAPLSGFVTYLACTDRICVPQDARLEARQGGDFARWRAEVAPLLDREGGFEVIGETLRIAIPLPADLALGDPHVFLREDDLGGGARVDYAAPQRFLRKGNLLVAEIPLAGDGSGEGGIASLSGIIGFGDGQGLRFEAAPQAIPLDGAVPLPSDAALPSLWLLLAAAFAGGLLLNIMPCVFPILSLKALALARAGGDETAARRDALAYTAGVVLACAGLGALVMALRAAGQQVGWAFQLQEPGVVLALFALTAAITANFSGLFELPGFAISGQGSSTGGSFATGLLAALVATPCTGPFMALALGAALVLAPMEGMAIFAALGLGLALPFLVIGFVPAIRRLLPRPGPWLERFRRWMALPMGLTVAALGWLVWRLGGWPFLALAVLVAILVVAGAIVLLGRRSRFGWAALAAALVLGWWSASQPVAREVTASESLLDPQPFSQAALAEARASGRPVFVWFTADWCVTCKVNESVAIEREATRAAFEKAGVVSLRGDWTRRDEAIASFLADQGAAGVPLYLWYPPGSEARQLPQVLTPEALPALARAAPPAP